Proteins co-encoded in one Nitrospiria bacterium genomic window:
- the rodA gene encoding rod shape-determining protein RodA: MIDRRLITNFDWRLLGVILGILGIGLLTLYSVTRHSDVSRSTVFVKQIYWVILGLGIYFSVSFLDYHMLVRYAFGFYGITLLLLIMVLFVGRVGQGAQRWLSLGPFSFQPSEFAKLTMLLVMAKYFSENKQTGGLRFSQLFFPGVLLAIPTVLILRQPDLGTALTVTFIFLLLVGLVGFRSKNLVFGSILFFMSLPFLWHFFWSFLKEYQRERLLTFIDPSADPMGAGYHIIQSKIAIGSGGILGKGYLSGTQSQLKFLPEGHTDFIFSVFAEEWGFIGVFLLFSLYFVLIVMGIEIAAKAKDSLGVLLSYGVVGMLSFYFMINIGMTLGVMPVVGVPLPLMSYGGTSMVTMLAALGILQSVKIRRFQLFY; the protein is encoded by the coding sequence ATGATCGATCGACGGTTAATCACCAACTTTGATTGGCGACTTTTAGGGGTGATTCTCGGAATTCTGGGAATTGGTCTGCTGACCTTATATAGTGTAACCCGGCACTCCGATGTTTCCCGCAGCACCGTTTTTGTGAAGCAAATCTATTGGGTCATTTTAGGATTAGGGATTTATTTCAGTGTTTCATTTTTAGACTACCATATGCTGGTTCGGTATGCCTTTGGGTTTTATGGGATTACGCTTTTATTATTGATAATGGTCTTATTTGTTGGCCGGGTAGGTCAAGGGGCTCAACGTTGGCTTTCCCTGGGTCCTTTTTCTTTTCAACCCTCCGAGTTTGCAAAATTAACCATGCTTTTGGTGATGGCCAAATATTTTTCTGAAAACAAACAAACCGGAGGGTTGAGATTTTCACAATTATTTTTTCCGGGTGTTCTTTTGGCTATTCCGACAGTCCTCATTTTAAGGCAGCCTGATCTTGGGACGGCCTTAACGGTAACCTTTATTTTTTTATTATTGGTGGGCTTAGTGGGATTTCGGTCTAAAAACTTGGTTTTTGGTTCCATTTTGTTTTTTATGTCACTTCCTTTTTTATGGCACTTCTTTTGGTCTTTCCTAAAAGAATACCAAAGAGAACGCCTCCTAACGTTTATTGATCCCTCGGCGGACCCCATGGGGGCGGGGTATCATATTATTCAATCTAAGATTGCCATTGGGTCCGGTGGTATTTTGGGAAAGGGCTATTTATCAGGCACCCAGAGCCAACTTAAATTTCTTCCGGAAGGCCATACGGATTTTATTTTTTCTGTTTTTGCAGAGGAATGGGGTTTTATTGGTGTTTTTTTATTGTTTAGTCTTTATTTTGTTTTAATTGTGATGGGAATAGAAATCGCAGCTAAAGCAAAAGATAGTTTGGGAGTTTTACTGTCTTATGGAGTCGTCGGGATGTTGTCCTTTTATTTTATGATCAACATCGGTATGACCTTGGGAGTGATGCCCGTTGTGGGTGTTCCCCTCCCCTTAATGAGCTACGGTGGGACGTCTATGGTGACCATGTTGGCTGCCCTCGGAATTTTACAAAGTGTAAAAATTAGACGTTTTCAACTTTTTTATTAA